A single region of the Reyranella humidisoli genome encodes:
- a CDS encoding LysE family translocator, whose product MLLSLLVASLLVMGSPGPSTISVTAVGAAFGLRRSIAYTSGLIAGTVLVLLAVATGVVAMLLALPRIAPVLLVASVGYILYLAFRIATAPPLAMHDASRDAPSFGGGLLLALANPKAYVAIAAVFTGSGLPASVKIVVLAGMVVLIHGAWLAAGTAFGRVLRDPMWSRRVNVWLAAALVAVTVYSLT is encoded by the coding sequence ATGCTGCTGTCGCTCCTCGTGGCCTCTCTCCTCGTCATGGGCAGCCCCGGTCCCTCGACGATCAGCGTCACGGCCGTTGGGGCGGCGTTCGGTCTGCGACGGTCCATCGCCTACACATCGGGGCTGATTGCCGGCACCGTTCTCGTCCTGCTCGCGGTGGCAACCGGCGTGGTGGCCATGCTGCTGGCGCTGCCGCGGATCGCGCCCGTCCTGCTCGTCGCATCGGTCGGCTACATCCTCTATCTCGCCTTCCGGATCGCGACGGCACCGCCGCTCGCAATGCATGACGCGTCGCGCGATGCGCCATCTTTCGGCGGCGGTCTCCTGCTGGCCCTCGCCAATCCCAAGGCCTATGTCGCCATCGCGGCGGTGTTCACGGGCTCGGGCCTGCCAGCCTCCGTCAAGATCGTGGTGCTTGCCGGCATGGTCGTGCTGATCCATGGCGCGTGGCTGGCGGCGGGGACAGCGTTCGGGCGAGTCTTGCGCGATCCGATGTGGTCGCGGCGCGTCAACGTCTGGCTCGCCGCGGCTCTCGTGGCGGTGACGGTCTATTCGCTCACGTAA
- a CDS encoding SDR family oxidoreductase, whose protein sequence is MTDRLAGKVALITGGASGLGANAAELMAKEGARVVVADVAADRGKAVADRLGSAGHFVKLDVTSEDNWKSAIAETVTKFGAIHVLLNSAGIGLSKTVEEITLEEWRKVHAIDLDGVFLGCKHGVAEIKKHTQKLGGSVINISSISGIIAGANMAAYNSAKAGVRLLSKSVALHCAKSGYNIRCNSVHPTFIDTPILDKYRDRFGQDLMQQKLGKQVPIGRLGRPEEVGWAIVFLASDESSFMTGSEVIIDGGISAM, encoded by the coding sequence ATGACGGATCGTCTGGCAGGCAAGGTTGCGCTCATCACCGGGGGCGCCTCGGGCCTCGGCGCCAATGCCGCAGAACTGATGGCCAAGGAAGGCGCCAGGGTCGTCGTCGCCGACGTCGCCGCCGACCGCGGCAAGGCCGTGGCCGATCGGCTGGGCTCGGCCGGTCATTTCGTGAAGCTCGACGTCACCAGCGAGGACAACTGGAAGTCCGCCATCGCCGAGACCGTGACCAAGTTCGGCGCCATCCATGTGCTGCTGAACTCCGCCGGCATCGGCCTCAGCAAGACGGTCGAGGAGATCACGCTGGAGGAATGGCGCAAGGTCCACGCGATCGACCTCGACGGCGTATTCCTGGGCTGCAAGCACGGCGTCGCGGAGATCAAGAAGCACACCCAGAAGCTCGGCGGCTCGGTGATCAACATCTCCTCGATCTCCGGCATCATCGCCGGCGCCAACATGGCGGCCTACAACTCGGCCAAGGCCGGCGTCCGCCTGCTCTCCAAGTCGGTGGCGCTGCACTGCGCCAAGTCCGGCTACAACATCCGCTGCAACTCGGTGCACCCGACCTTCATCGACACGCCGATCCTCGACAAGTATCGCGACCGCTTCGGCCAGGACCTGATGCAGCAGAAGCTGGGCAAGCAGGTCCCGATCGGCCGCCTCGGCCGGCCCGAGGAAGTGGGCTGGGCGATCGTCTTCCTCGCTTCCGACGAATCGAGCTTCATGACCGGCTCGGAAGTGATCATCGACGGTGGCATCTCGGCGATGTGA
- a CDS encoding alpha/beta fold hydrolase, whose amino-acid sequence MQPLPASVLPAGVRARILPGINGLDIHVLEAGFEKKGSPAVMLFHGFPEVAYSWRKVMPALAAAGYHAIAPDLRGYGRTTGWDADFDADQIGFRFTNLLRDAIGVLYALGHRTAEAAVGHDFGSSVASYASLVRPDIFRRMVLMSAPFAGPSPVPFDTDGKPAPAKGTDIHAAMATLPRPRKHYQWYQSTREANEEQWHPKQGLHDFLRAYYHYKSADWKANKPYELKGWTAEELAKMPTYYIMDLAEGMAETVAKQMPSAAEIAAAKWLTDDELAVYVGEYERTGFQGGLNWYRARTSGRVTPELEIFTGRTIDQPSTFISGKSDWGNYQSPGALEKMQKSACTNMKEIYMVEGAGHWVQQEQAAEVSRLLLKFLKESAA is encoded by the coding sequence ATGCAACCGCTTCCCGCCTCCGTCCTCCCCGCCGGCGTTCGCGCCCGCATCCTTCCCGGCATCAATGGCCTCGACATCCATGTGCTCGAGGCGGGCTTCGAAAAGAAGGGAAGCCCCGCGGTGATGCTGTTCCACGGCTTTCCAGAAGTGGCCTACAGCTGGCGCAAGGTGATGCCGGCGCTCGCCGCGGCCGGCTATCACGCGATTGCGCCGGACCTCCGCGGCTATGGCCGCACGACCGGCTGGGACGCCGACTTCGACGCCGACCAGATCGGCTTCCGCTTCACCAACCTGCTGCGCGACGCGATCGGCGTACTCTACGCGCTGGGCCATCGCACCGCCGAAGCTGCGGTTGGCCACGATTTCGGCTCGTCGGTTGCCTCCTACGCCTCGCTGGTGCGGCCCGACATCTTCAGGCGCATGGTGCTGATGAGCGCGCCCTTCGCGGGCCCCTCGCCGGTGCCGTTCGACACCGACGGCAAGCCCGCGCCCGCCAAGGGAACCGACATCCACGCCGCGATGGCGACGCTGCCGCGCCCGCGCAAGCATTATCAGTGGTACCAGTCGACCCGCGAAGCCAACGAGGAACAGTGGCATCCCAAGCAGGGCCTGCACGACTTCCTGCGCGCCTACTATCACTACAAGAGCGCCGACTGGAAGGCGAACAAGCCGTACGAGCTGAAGGGCTGGACCGCCGAGGAACTGGCGAAGATGCCGACCTACTACATCATGGACCTGGCCGAAGGCATGGCCGAGACGGTGGCCAAGCAGATGCCGAGCGCCGCCGAGATCGCGGCCGCCAAGTGGCTCACCGACGACGAACTCGCGGTCTATGTCGGAGAGTACGAGCGCACCGGCTTCCAGGGCGGCCTCAACTGGTATCGCGCCCGCACCAGCGGCCGCGTGACGCCGGAACTGGAAATTTTCACCGGCCGAACCATCGACCAGCCTTCGACCTTCATCTCGGGCAAGAGCGACTGGGGCAACTACCAGTCGCCCGGCGCGCTGGAGAAGATGCAGAAGAGCGCCTGCACCAACATGAAGGAGATCTACATGGTCGAGGGCGCCGGCCATTGGGTGCAGCAGGAGCAGGCTGCGGAAGTGAGCCGGCTGCTGCTGAAGTTCCTGAAGGAGAGCGCGGCCTGA
- a CDS encoding acyl-CoA dehydrogenase family protein, with protein MDFAFSEDQLAIKDSVAKLCAGFDDKYWLKKDKDGGFPEDFYRTMADAGWLGIAMPEEYGGSGLGITEASIMMQAVAESGAALQGASAIHLNVFGPNPIVVFGTEEQKKRILPDIIKGKVKGCFAVTEPDAGLNTTALETKAERDGNGYVVHGKKTWTTTAQVADKMLLIARTTPKEKCKRPTDGLSLFYTDFDRGKIEVREIEKMGRKAIDTNQVFIDGLKVPLEDRIGEEGKGFHYLLHGLNPERILIAAEAIGIGKAALARATQYAKERVVFGRPIGKNQAIQHPLAESWMQLEASNLLTFKAAWLYDNGKECGAEANSAKYLGARNAYDACERAILTHGGYGYAKEFHVERFLREVMIARIAPVSEQLILCYVAERVLGLPKSY; from the coding sequence ATGGATTTCGCCTTTTCCGAAGACCAGCTCGCCATCAAGGACAGCGTCGCCAAGCTCTGCGCCGGCTTCGACGACAAATACTGGCTGAAGAAGGACAAGGACGGCGGCTTCCCCGAGGATTTCTACCGCACGATGGCCGATGCCGGATGGCTGGGCATCGCCATGCCGGAGGAGTACGGCGGATCCGGCCTCGGCATCACCGAGGCCTCGATCATGATGCAGGCGGTCGCCGAATCGGGCGCGGCGCTGCAGGGCGCCTCGGCGATCCATCTCAACGTGTTCGGACCCAACCCCATCGTGGTGTTCGGCACCGAGGAACAGAAGAAGCGCATCCTGCCCGACATCATCAAGGGCAAGGTGAAGGGCTGCTTCGCCGTCACCGAACCCGATGCCGGCCTCAACACCACGGCGCTCGAGACCAAGGCCGAGCGCGACGGCAACGGCTATGTCGTCCACGGCAAGAAGACCTGGACCACGACGGCGCAGGTCGCCGACAAGATGCTGCTGATCGCCCGCACCACGCCCAAGGAGAAGTGCAAGCGGCCGACCGACGGGCTGTCGCTGTTCTACACCGACTTCGATCGCGGCAAGATCGAGGTGCGCGAGATCGAGAAGATGGGCCGCAAGGCGATCGACACCAACCAGGTGTTCATCGACGGGCTGAAGGTGCCGCTCGAGGATCGCATCGGCGAGGAGGGCAAGGGCTTCCACTACCTGCTGCACGGCCTCAATCCCGAGCGCATCCTGATCGCCGCCGAAGCGATCGGCATCGGCAAGGCCGCCCTCGCGCGCGCCACGCAATATGCCAAGGAGCGGGTCGTGTTCGGCAGGCCGATCGGCAAGAACCAGGCGATCCAGCATCCGCTGGCCGAGAGCTGGATGCAGCTCGAGGCGTCCAACCTGCTGACCTTCAAGGCGGCCTGGCTCTACGACAACGGCAAGGAATGCGGCGCGGAGGCCAATTCGGCCAAGTATCTCGGCGCCCGCAACGCCTACGACGCCTGCGAGCGCGCCATCCTGACCCATGGCGGCTACGGCTACGCCAAGGAATTCCACGTCGAGCGCTTCCTGCGCGAGGTCATGATCGCCCGCATCGCGCCGGTGAGCGAGCAGCTCATCCTCTGCTACGTCGCCGAACGGGTGCTGGGACTGCCGAAGAGCTACTGA
- a CDS encoding GNAT family N-acetyltransferase yields MTAPRPVAAHDEATILALNNAHAIELSWLAPERLSQLLRQAFYARCIGEGAAFLMAFDEGADYDSPNYLWFRERHRRFVYVDRIVVDPAMRKRGLAHCLYEDLFRHAADAGHDRVVCEVNSNPPNPASDAFHEALGFVEVGHAVLHGGAKTVRYLARSFVPAP; encoded by the coding sequence CTGACCGCGCCGCGTCCGGTCGCGGCCCATGACGAGGCCACGATCCTCGCGCTCAACAACGCCCATGCCATCGAACTCTCCTGGCTCGCGCCCGAGCGGCTGAGCCAACTGCTGCGGCAGGCCTTTTACGCACGCTGCATCGGCGAAGGTGCCGCGTTCCTCATGGCGTTCGACGAGGGCGCCGACTACGACAGCCCCAACTATCTGTGGTTCCGCGAGCGCCATCGCCGCTTCGTCTATGTCGATCGCATCGTGGTCGATCCGGCGATGCGCAAGCGCGGGCTGGCGCACTGTCTCTATGAAGACCTTTTCCGCCATGCCGCCGATGCCGGGCACGATCGTGTCGTCTGCGAGGTGAATTCCAATCCGCCCAATCCGGCCTCGGACGCGTTCCACGAGGCGCTCGGCTTCGTGGAAGTCGGCCACGCCGTCCTTCACGGCGGCGCCAAGACCGTCCGCTACCTGGCCCGTTCGTTCGTCCCGGCACCCTGA
- the pcaD gene encoding 3-oxoadipate enol-lactonase has translation MLLNLDGRKIYFDLAGPQNAPAVCFTHSLAADGGMWTEQLVPLLAAGYRVLRLDMRGHGGSQPVEGDYTMDELAADVKGALDVLGIWKVHYIGLSIGGMIGQGFALAYPERLHSLTLCDTHPSSPDDSAGQWDQRKAAVRANGVKALADGNMERWFTTEFKDANPTRWKEIHSTICGTSDAGFLGCAAAIQNFDYLDRLPTIKIPTLVICGDDDPATPPDRNRLIASKIPGARYEDIAKARHLPNVERPEPFNRLMMSFLGLNR, from the coding sequence ATGCTTCTCAATCTCGACGGACGTAAGATCTACTTCGACCTCGCCGGGCCGCAGAACGCGCCGGCGGTCTGCTTCACCCATTCGCTGGCCGCGGATGGCGGCATGTGGACCGAGCAGCTTGTGCCGTTGCTGGCCGCCGGCTATCGCGTGCTGCGCCTCGACATGCGCGGTCATGGTGGCAGCCAGCCGGTCGAGGGCGACTACACGATGGACGAGCTGGCGGCCGACGTGAAAGGTGCGCTCGACGTGCTGGGCATCTGGAAGGTCCATTACATCGGCCTGTCGATCGGCGGCATGATCGGCCAGGGCTTTGCCCTCGCCTACCCCGAGCGCCTGCACTCGCTCACGCTGTGCGACACCCATCCCTCCTCGCCCGACGATTCCGCGGGCCAGTGGGACCAGCGCAAGGCGGCGGTCCGCGCGAACGGCGTCAAGGCGCTGGCCGACGGCAACATGGAGCGATGGTTCACGACGGAGTTCAAGGACGCCAATCCGACCCGCTGGAAGGAGATCCATTCGACGATCTGCGGCACCTCGGACGCGGGCTTCCTGGGCTGCGCCGCGGCCATCCAGAACTTCGACTATCTCGACCGGCTGCCGACCATCAAGATCCCGACCCTGGTGATCTGCGGCGACGACGATCCCGCCACGCCGCCGGATCGCAACAGGCTGATCGCGTCGAAGATCCCCGGCGCGCGCTACGAGGACATCGCCAAGGCACGCCACCTGCCCAACGTCGAGCGGCCCGAGCCGTTCAACCGCCTCATGATGAGCTTCCTCGGCCTGAACAGATAA
- a CDS encoding haloacid dehalogenase type II — MAASASLATVRALTFDVQGTCADFCRPLLRMGEAVNRAKGLSVDWGILSADWRGLYRVVLDEIIAGKRPWLRVDRIYRETLDVLLQQHGLSATFTAAERDELNKVWSRLDAWPDSVEGLARLRRRFVTSTLSNAGMRTMVAVVKHAGLPFDAVLTAELAQSYKPAPAVYQLAVDLLGFRPDEIMMVACHKYDLKAARAFGMRTAFVARPLEFGPGVQPDVAPEPWFDVFATDFVDLAEALGA, encoded by the coding sequence ATGGCGGCTTCGGCATCACTGGCGACCGTCCGGGCGCTAACCTTCGACGTCCAGGGCACCTGCGCCGATTTCTGCCGGCCGCTGCTGCGCATGGGCGAGGCGGTAAACCGCGCCAAGGGCCTTTCCGTCGACTGGGGCATCCTGTCCGCCGACTGGCGGGGTCTCTATCGTGTGGTGCTCGACGAGATCATCGCGGGAAAGCGTCCGTGGCTGCGGGTGGATCGCATCTATCGCGAGACGCTGGACGTCCTGCTGCAGCAGCACGGACTCTCGGCCACCTTCACTGCCGCCGAACGCGACGAACTGAACAAGGTCTGGAGTCGCCTCGATGCCTGGCCCGACAGCGTGGAAGGTCTCGCGCGGCTGCGCCGGCGTTTCGTTACCTCGACGCTTTCCAACGCCGGCATGAGGACCATGGTCGCGGTGGTCAAGCATGCGGGGCTGCCGTTCGACGCGGTGCTGACGGCGGAACTCGCGCAGAGCTACAAGCCCGCGCCGGCCGTCTATCAGCTGGCGGTCGATCTTCTGGGCTTCCGGCCGGATGAGATCATGATGGTGGCCTGCCACAAATACGATCTGAAGGCAGCGCGCGCCTTCGGCATGCGCACGGCGTTCGTGGCGCGCCCGCTGGAGTTCGGACCGGGCGTCCAGCCCGACGTCGCGCCCGAACCCTGGTTCGACGTCTTCGCTACGGATTTCGTGGATCTCGCCGAGGCTCTCGGAGCCTAG
- a CDS encoding DMT family transporter, with amino-acid sequence MSAPAIDSPDTLSRWIPSRTARGFFLAVVSGIFFNFLNASVKELAGEMPPLFVAWGRWAAGIALIAPYLLWRAGLAGMKTQDLKLHCFRGLFHTSGYALWYEAVVWLPLATMAALSFTGPIFVTVGAVIFLRETVHWRRWLAVGIGFAGMLIIVRPGLVTVNPGIIYMLCAVPLIAGSNLVAKVVSGRDKPAVVVLWQSVVGAICFTPLGIWFWQTPTADQLLLFLSAGFFGTMGYFFITWAYRLLDISALQPITFLGIVWAALMDVAVWGKTSDIWTFVGAAVIVASTTYIAHREAKAGAAAGGKKT; translated from the coding sequence ATGTCCGCCCCCGCTATCGACTCGCCCGATACGCTGTCACGCTGGATTCCCTCTCGCACGGCGCGGGGGTTCTTCCTCGCCGTCGTCTCCGGCATCTTCTTCAACTTCCTGAACGCCTCGGTGAAGGAGCTGGCGGGCGAGATGCCGCCGCTGTTCGTCGCGTGGGGCCGCTGGGCCGCCGGCATCGCCTTGATTGCGCCCTACCTGCTGTGGCGCGCCGGCCTCGCCGGCATGAAGACGCAGGACCTGAAACTCCACTGCTTCCGCGGCCTGTTCCACACGTCGGGCTACGCGCTGTGGTACGAGGCCGTCGTCTGGCTGCCGCTCGCCACCATGGCGGCGCTGAGCTTCACCGGGCCGATCTTCGTCACCGTGGGCGCGGTGATCTTCCTGCGCGAGACCGTGCACTGGCGGCGCTGGCTGGCGGTCGGCATCGGTTTCGCCGGCATGCTGATCATCGTCCGGCCGGGCCTCGTCACGGTGAATCCCGGCATCATCTACATGCTCTGCGCCGTGCCGCTGATCGCGGGCTCCAACCTCGTGGCCAAGGTCGTGTCGGGCCGCGACAAGCCGGCGGTCGTCGTGCTGTGGCAGAGCGTGGTCGGCGCAATCTGCTTCACGCCGCTCGGCATCTGGTTCTGGCAGACGCCGACCGCGGACCAGCTCCTGCTGTTCCTGTCGGCCGGCTTCTTCGGGACGATGGGCTATTTCTTCATCACCTGGGCCTATCGCCTGCTCGACATTTCCGCCCTGCAACCCATCACCTTCCTCGGCATCGTCTGGGCCGCCTTGATGGACGTGGCGGTCTGGGGCAAGACCTCCGACATCTGGACGTTCGTGGGCGCCGCCGTCATCGTGGCCTCCACGACCTACATCGCCCACCGCGAGGCAAAAGCGGGGGCCGCCGCGGGAGGAAAGAAGACATGA
- a CDS encoding MFS transporter yields the protein MAGKEPPPLPAIARLKSYRWFVVGTVCIGACMGQIDASMTQVLLPRLEVEFGARLSSVSWVAVAYLLAMASFTPIFGRLADMFGRKLLYLGGFLLFIIGSGLCGFATDLPTLIFFRILQSVGAALLTSNSIAIVVMATGPEEHGRGLGLQSAAQAIGLGAGPAIGGLILDTLGWQWAFWINVPMGLIGILLGWLTLPQTKSLPSTSRFDWYGALLIAPALTAVVAVLNEGHAWGFTSPALIGCLFFGILCLVLFVRAERRATAPLLDLHLLTKRAFLLGNAANFLSYAVLFGVFFLIPFVLVRIYDDSALAAGLRLSILPITLGLLAPVGGALYDRLGARTPTSCGMLICIASLAMIYAFLDGSAENLPLVTLALAIFGVGQGLFISPNTSAIMSTAPPEQTGQAGSVLNVVRLIGMSTGIAGASTLFALGLGRADGSTLDLPTASLVAASREVILLLGGLAALAGLISLLRPAPPQAPRTDAGRYVSE from the coding sequence ATGGCCGGGAAGGAGCCGCCGCCGCTGCCAGCCATCGCCCGCCTGAAGTCCTATCGCTGGTTTGTCGTCGGTACCGTGTGCATCGGCGCGTGCATGGGCCAGATCGACGCCAGCATGACGCAGGTGCTGCTGCCGCGGCTCGAAGTCGAGTTCGGCGCACGCCTCAGCAGCGTGAGCTGGGTCGCGGTCGCCTATCTGCTGGCCATGGCCTCGTTCACGCCGATCTTCGGGCGCCTGGCCGACATGTTCGGCCGCAAGCTTTTGTATCTCGGCGGATTCCTGCTCTTCATCATCGGCTCGGGCCTGTGCGGCTTCGCCACCGACCTGCCGACGCTGATCTTCTTCCGCATCCTGCAGAGCGTCGGCGCCGCGCTCCTGACCTCGAACAGCATCGCCATCGTCGTGATGGCCACCGGCCCCGAGGAACACGGGCGCGGCCTCGGCCTGCAGTCGGCGGCCCAGGCGATCGGCCTCGGGGCAGGACCGGCCATCGGCGGCCTGATCCTCGATACGCTGGGCTGGCAGTGGGCCTTCTGGATCAATGTGCCGATGGGACTGATCGGCATCCTGCTGGGCTGGCTCACCCTTCCCCAGACCAAGTCGTTGCCCAGTACGAGCCGCTTCGACTGGTACGGCGCGCTCCTGATCGCGCCGGCGCTGACGGCGGTCGTGGCCGTGCTGAACGAGGGCCATGCGTGGGGGTTCACCTCGCCCGCGCTGATCGGCTGCCTGTTCTTCGGCATCCTGTGCCTGGTCCTGTTCGTGCGGGCGGAACGCCGCGCCACGGCCCCCCTGCTCGACCTGCATCTCCTGACCAAGCGCGCCTTCCTGCTGGGCAACGCGGCGAACTTCCTGTCCTACGCCGTGCTGTTCGGCGTGTTCTTCCTCATCCCCTTCGTCCTCGTGCGGATCTACGACGACTCGGCCCTGGCGGCGGGACTCCGACTGTCGATCCTGCCCATCACGCTGGGACTTCTGGCCCCGGTCGGCGGCGCCCTCTACGACCGACTGGGCGCCCGCACGCCGACCTCGTGCGGCATGCTGATCTGCATCGCGAGCCTCGCGATGATCTATGCCTTCCTCGACGGCTCGGCCGAGAACCTGCCGCTGGTCACGCTCGCGCTCGCAATATTCGGCGTCGGACAGGGCCTGTTCATCTCACCCAACACCAGTGCGATCATGTCGACCGCGCCGCCCGAACAGACAGGACAGGCGGGAAGCGTCCTGAACGTCGTCCGCCTGATCGGCATGAGCACCGGCATTGCCGGCGCCTCGACCCTGTTCGCGCTGGGCCTCGGTCGAGCCGACGGGAGTACGCTGGACCTGCCAACCGCATCGCTCGTGGCGGCGAGCCGCGAGGTCATCCTCCTGCTGGGCGGTCTGGCGGCCCTCGCCGGCCTGATATCGTTGCTGCGCCCCGCGCCACCTCAGGCTCCGCGCACGGACGCGGGCCGTTACGTGAGCGAATAG
- a CDS encoding primary-amine oxidase, with protein sequence MPDANAETLTHAAPGHPLDPLTPHEIRQASAAVRAAHDLGPGMMFETVSLHEPDKSVVTDFRAGASFPREAFVCAFDRTNGKVWEARVDLVADKVVDWRHVPGVRPRILVDDITLVGEVARADPRFREALARRGITDIENVQVDPWSAGNYGLPDEEGRRLSHTFCWYRSEKHDNGYAHPIEGLCAVVDLDRAEVLRVDDYGVADLPRLDRNYAARYRSVFRDDVKPLEIVQPAGPSFVVEGNEVRWQKWRFRVGFNAREGLVLHAIGYEDDGRLRPVLHRAALSEMVVPYGHPRGGHFRKNAFDVGEYGIGVLANSLTLGCDCLGAIRYFDAWLADSKGDPYCIESAVCLHEEDFGILWKHTDLFTGEVDVRRARRLVVSSISTIGNYEYGSFWYFHQDGSIHFEMKATGILNTAGLRPGEAPDYGTIVSPGVYAHYHQHVFNMRLDMAVDGERNRVVEVDTVALPMGADNPYGNAFTTRETVLASEQGAQRNVDFNAARFWKIESGEARNRLGQPTAYKLLPLSPIPTFSHPQSMVSRRAAFMTRQLWVTAYHPDEIYAAGRYPNQSSGGDGLPAWTASDRPLVDTDVVVWHSFGLHHIPRPEDFPVQPVITAGFALHPAGFFTENPALDVPPSASSMSCCVD encoded by the coding sequence ATGCCCGATGCCAACGCCGAGACCCTGACGCACGCGGCCCCCGGTCATCCGCTCGATCCACTGACCCCCCACGAGATACGCCAGGCGTCGGCGGCCGTGCGAGCGGCACACGATCTCGGGCCGGGCATGATGTTCGAAACGGTGAGTCTGCACGAGCCCGACAAGAGCGTCGTGACTGACTTCCGGGCGGGTGCTTCGTTTCCGCGCGAGGCGTTCGTCTGCGCTTTCGACCGCACCAACGGCAAGGTCTGGGAGGCCCGGGTGGACCTTGTCGCCGACAAGGTCGTCGACTGGCGGCACGTTCCCGGCGTTCGGCCGCGCATCCTGGTCGACGATATCACGCTGGTCGGAGAGGTCGCGCGGGCCGATCCCCGCTTCCGCGAGGCCCTGGCCCGGCGCGGCATTACCGACATCGAAAACGTGCAAGTCGACCCCTGGTCGGCCGGCAATTACGGGCTGCCGGACGAAGAGGGCCGGCGGCTCTCGCATACTTTCTGCTGGTACCGGAGCGAGAAGCACGACAACGGCTATGCCCATCCCATCGAAGGTCTGTGTGCCGTCGTCGATCTCGACCGTGCCGAGGTGCTGCGTGTCGACGACTACGGCGTGGCCGATCTCCCGAGGCTCGATCGCAACTATGCCGCCCGCTATCGAAGCGTCTTTCGCGATGACGTGAAGCCCCTGGAAATCGTCCAGCCGGCCGGCCCGAGCTTCGTCGTCGAAGGCAACGAGGTGCGCTGGCAGAAATGGCGCTTCCGCGTCGGCTTCAATGCCCGCGAAGGGCTGGTGCTGCATGCGATCGGCTACGAGGACGATGGACGGCTGCGGCCGGTGCTGCACCGGGCCGCGTTGTCCGAGATGGTCGTGCCCTACGGACACCCCCGCGGCGGGCATTTTCGCAAGAATGCCTTCGATGTCGGCGAGTACGGCATCGGCGTGCTCGCCAATTCCCTGACGCTGGGCTGCGATTGTCTCGGCGCCATCCGCTACTTCGACGCCTGGCTGGCCGACAGCAAGGGCGATCCCTACTGCATCGAGAGCGCGGTTTGCCTGCACGAGGAGGATTTCGGCATCCTGTGGAAGCATACCGACCTGTTCACGGGCGAGGTCGATGTGAGGCGCGCCCGCCGGCTGGTCGTGTCGTCGATCTCGACGATCGGCAACTACGAGTACGGCTCGTTCTGGTACTTTCACCAGGACGGCTCGATCCACTTCGAAATGAAGGCGACCGGCATCCTGAACACCGCCGGCCTGCGGCCCGGCGAAGCGCCGGACTATGGGACGATCGTGTCACCGGGCGTCTATGCCCACTACCATCAGCACGTGTTCAACATGCGCCTCGACATGGCGGTCGATGGCGAGCGCAACCGCGTCGTCGAGGTCGATACCGTGGCCTTGCCCATGGGTGCTGACAATCCGTACGGCAATGCCTTCACCACGCGCGAGACGGTCCTGGCAAGCGAGCAGGGCGCGCAGCGCAACGTCGACTTCAATGCCGCCCGCTTCTGGAAGATCGAGAGTGGGGAGGCCCGCAACCGGCTGGGCCAGCCCACGGCCTACAAGTTGCTGCCGTTGAGCCCGATCCCGACCTTCTCGCATCCCCAGTCGATGGTCTCCCGTCGCGCGGCCTTCATGACCCGGCAACTCTGGGTCACCGCCTACCATCCCGACGAGATCTACGCGGCCGGCCGCTACCCCAACCAGAGCAGCGGCGGCGACGGATTGCCGGCCTGGACGGCCTCGGACCGCCCGCTGGTCGATACCGATGTCGTGGTCTGGCACAGCTTCGGTCTGCACCATATCCCGCGCCCCGAGGATTTTCCGGTCCAGCCCGTGATCACCGCCGGTTTCGCCCTTCATCCCGCCGGATTCTTCACGGAGAATCCGGCTCTCGACGTACCGCCCTCCGCAAGCAGCATGAGTTGCTGCGTCGACTGA